Within the Planctomonas sp. JC2975 genome, the region GCGAGCGCCTACGAATCCTCGCTCCCGCTCTTCATCGCCGCGTCGCTGCTCTTCGGCGGCTCGAGCGGTGTGCTGTTCCTCGGCGGACTCGGACTCATCGCCGCGAATGCCGCACCTCGGCACCGCGCAGGCACGCTTTCGATGGTCTACCTGGTCGCGTACGTCGGTCAGGTGCTGACCTCGGTCGGACTCGGCGTTTTGGCAACGGGGCTCGGACTGCGCACCGGACTCGACATCGTCGGGCCGCTGCTCCTCCTGCTCGCTGTGGCGACGATCGTCGTCGCTGCCCTCGCCGGCCGGCGGACCTCGACCGATGCGGCCTCGAACGGGGGCGCGCCACGCCGTGACGGCGCGGAGAACCGACCGTGCCCAACGGCCGGCATCACGGTCGACTGAGGATCAGCGCTCCGCAGGGACGCACTCCGGGGCAGCGCCCGGTGAGGCCCGTCTCAGTGCCCGGGCGACCCGACGCCTACGACGTCAGGCCGCTGTACGAGTGCAGGCCGTGGAAGAAGACGTTCACCACGCCGAAGTTGAACATGACGGCGCTGAAGCCGATGAGCGCCAGCCACGCCGACCGGGTACCGCGCCAACCGCGGGTGGCGCGAGCGTGGATGTATCCGGCGTAGATGACCCAGATGATGAACGTCCAGACCTCTTTGGTGTCCCAGCCCCAGTAGCGGCCCCACGCCTTCTCCGCCCAGATGGCTCCGGCGATGAGCGTGAAGGTCCAGAAGATGAATCCGACGATGTTGATGCGGTATGCCAGGTTCTCCAGCGTGTCCGACTTGGGCAGCGTCGCCAGGAAGCGGAGCTGCGTCGGCTTGTCCTGGGCGACCTGGTGCTCGCGCCGCACCTGGAGAAGCTGCGCGGCCGAGAGCGCGAATCCGAGCGCGAAGAAGGCCGTCGCCAGCAGCGCCACCATGATGTGGATGACGAGCCAGTACGACTGCAGCGCCGGCGGCAGCGGCACGACGGGTACGTAGTACTTGGTCGTGGCGATCATCAGCAGGATGCAGACGAGGAAGAGCACGAACGTGCCGAGGTAGCGCACGTCGAACCGCAGGTTGGCGAGCAGGAAGATGCCGACGATGATGAGCGTGCCCGTCATCGAGAATTCCCACATGTTGGCCCATGGCACGCGCCCGGCCGCAAGCCCACGGAAGAGGTCCGCGAGGAGGTGGGTCGAGAATCCGACGATGGTGACGACCATCGCCACCCGCAGGCTCGTCGAAGTGACGCGGTCGCCGTGCACGTCGTCTTCGATCCGCGACGTCAGGCGGGCGATGGCGGCAGAGCCGGAACGGCCGCCCGAGCCGCCGGAGGCCGCGGCGCGGGTCGCGGTGACCGTCGCGGTCGCGGTGGTAGCGGCATCCGCTGCACCGGTTCGGCCGGATGCGGCACCCGCAGCACCGGCATCGCCCGCTTCGACGAAGAGCACGTCTTCGGTCGCAGCAGAACGACGTGAAACGGCGCTGGGCACGGATGCAGGGATCGTTGCTCGCGCACTTCGGCGCGCGAGGTCGAGTGCGAAGAAGACGAACGCCACGGCATAGAGGCCCATGGCCGCATAGATGAAGATCTGCGAGAGAGTGTCGAGCACGATGTCAAGAATCCTACGTCGTCTGATGCGTCCGCTGACCGGCCGGTTTGCCGGTCAACTGCGCGATGTGCTTGTCCGCGATGGATGTCACGGCGTCGTCGAGCCGCGGATCCTCACCGCGGGCGAGCCCCGCGTACTCCAGCCGCAGCGATCCGTCGCTCTGGCTGATGGCCTTCACCCACAGCCGTCGCCGCGGCACGAACAGCGAGGTGAGCAGGCCGCCGAGCACGAGCACGGCGAACAGCAGTACCCAGAGCTGCGTGGGGTCGTGATGGATGTCGAGGCTCGCGAACCGCTTCACGCCGTCGAAGGTGACGGAGCCGAGGCCGTTCGGGAGCTGCTGGGTCTCGCCAGGCTTGAGGTCCAGCGCCTTGGACGCAGTACCGGGACCGGCGATCTGCTTCATCTTGTCGATGTCGAGTGTGTAGACGGAGACCGGGACGCCCGTGTCGAGGCCGAGGTCGCCCTGGTAGATCGTGAGGCCGAGCATCGGATTCCTCGTAT harbors:
- the ccsB gene encoding c-type cytochrome biogenesis protein CcsB is translated as MGLYAVAFVFFALDLARRSARATIPASVPSAVSRRSAATEDVLFVEAGDAGAAGAASGRTGAADAATTATATVTATRAAASGGSGGRSGSAAIARLTSRIEDDVHGDRVTSTSLRVAMVVTIVGFSTHLLADLFRGLAAGRVPWANMWEFSMTGTLIIVGIFLLANLRFDVRYLGTFVLFLVCILLMIATTKYYVPVVPLPPALQSYWLVIHIMVALLATAFFALGFALSAAQLLQVRREHQVAQDKPTQLRFLATLPKSDTLENLAYRINIVGFIFWTFTLIAGAIWAEKAWGRYWGWDTKEVWTFIIWVIYAGYIHARATRGWRGTRSAWLALIGFSAVMFNFGVVNVFFHGLHSYSGLTS